In the genome of Mycteria americana isolate JAX WOST 10 ecotype Jacksonville Zoo and Gardens chromosome 7, USCA_MyAme_1.0, whole genome shotgun sequence, one region contains:
- the DUSP28 gene encoding dual specificity phosphatase 28 — protein sequence MPPLCKVTASLLIGSARAACDQELLGREGVTFCVNVSRLQPFPGLPQVRGIRVPVLDDPAEDLYRYFERCSDAIEEAVKSGGKCLVYCKNGRSRSAAICTAYLMRHRKLPLKDAFEMVKAARPVAEPNAGFWSQLQRYEEDLQIPKRSDLLSKGLKNSDV from the exons ATGCCGCCGCTGTGCAAGGTCACCGCCTCGCTGCTCATCGGCAGCGCCCGGGCGGCCTGCGACCAGGAGCTGCTCGGGCGGGAGGGGGTCACCTTCTGCGTTAATGTCAGCAGGCTGCAGCCGTTCCCCGGCCTCCCGCAGGTGCGGGGCATACGCGTACCTGTGCTGGATGACCCGGCGGAAGACCTGTATCGGTATTTTGAACGGTGCAGTGATGCCATAGAGGAGGCTGTGAAGAGCGGTGGGAAGTGCTTAGTTTACTGTAAAAATGGCCGCAGCCGGTCAGCGGCCATTTGCACTGCTTATCTGATGAGACACCGAAAGCTCCCGCTCAAGGACGCCTTTGAG ATGGTGAAGGCTGCCAGACCAGTAGCAGAACCCAATGCAGGATTTTGGTCTCAGCTGCAGAGATATGAAGAAGATTTGCAGATACCAAAGCGGTCTGATCTGCTGAGCAAAGGACTTAAAAATAGCGATGTGTGA